CCATAAACGTCTTCAGCCAGGAATAGTAGACCGACGGCTGGATCTTTTCCCTACGGCATAGGTCGGTCTTTGGTGTTTCGTTGCGGAAGCCTTCTAATACTATACGGATCTTGTCTTCTGCGCTGTGGTATGTCTGGGATTTACGGTATACGCGTTTTATGAGTTTTACTGTGCTGCCGGGTTCCGGTGTGTTTGCGGGTTCCGGTGCTTTTCTTAATTCTTCCATAACTCTTGCCTCCTAGTTTCTTCGGGTATTTTACCCGTT
This is a stretch of genomic DNA from Elusimicrobiota bacterium. It encodes these proteins:
- a CDS encoding transposase, coding for MEELRKAPEPANTPEPGSTVKLIKRVYRKSQTYHSAEDKIRIVLEGFRNETPKTDLCRREKIQPSVYYSWLKTFMEGGKARLKGETLRGATEDEVEKYKKDNDDLKRLAGELMLELSLLKKSVL